A DNA window from Streptomyces sp. 71268 contains the following coding sequences:
- a CDS encoding class I SAM-dependent methyltransferase, with product MSGDGHHGHEAYGRLEIDRSGQAEAFDAIGDRYDEAFPHKDGQVLSSRWLAGALPANSRVLDVGSGTGVPTARELSDAGHEVVGIDISPGMLKIARDNVPGATFHLADIAGLRPGAPFGPGGPRDLGRFDGVSAYFSLLMLPRVEIPLALRTLHGLLKPDGLLAIAMVEADVDDFAIPFLGNTIRVSGYLRDELRQVVQDAGFDVLAEDSHAYAPASTDVPPELQLFLHCRRRA from the coding sequence GTGAGCGGTGACGGTCACCACGGGCACGAGGCGTACGGCCGGTTAGAGATCGATCGCAGCGGTCAGGCCGAGGCCTTCGACGCGATCGGGGACCGGTACGACGAAGCGTTTCCCCACAAGGACGGGCAGGTCCTCTCCAGCCGGTGGCTGGCCGGCGCGCTGCCCGCGAACTCCCGCGTGCTCGACGTCGGCAGCGGCACCGGGGTGCCCACCGCGCGCGAGCTGAGCGACGCGGGCCACGAGGTCGTCGGCATCGACATCTCCCCCGGCATGCTCAAGATCGCCCGGGACAACGTGCCGGGCGCCACCTTCCACCTCGCCGACATCGCGGGGCTGCGGCCCGGGGCGCCCTTCGGCCCGGGCGGCCCGCGCGACCTGGGCCGCTTCGACGGGGTCAGCGCCTACTTCTCGCTGCTGATGCTGCCGCGCGTGGAGATCCCGCTCGCGCTGCGCACCCTGCACGGGCTGCTGAAGCCCGACGGCCTGCTGGCCATCGCCATGGTGGAGGCGGACGTGGACGACTTCGCGATCCCGTTCCTGGGCAACACGATTCGGGTATCCGGTTACCTGCGGGACGAACTGCGCCAGGTCGTGCAGGACGCCGGCTTCGACGTCCTGGCGGAGGACTCGCACGCGTACGCCCCAGCCAGCACGGACGTGCCACCGGAGCTCCAGCTCTTCCTGCACTGCCGACGACGCGCCTGA
- a CDS encoding transglycosylase domain-containing protein — protein MGRADDRRARQKRARRVRKPTGATADNAPAAIPGGTPSAATGAEGPAPRSAPRWAVRGRASAKAGEAGKAAKAGAASARPKRTGIRRFFTWRKLLAYALGMVALVMGALAALYVIVDVPSGNAAAKAQSNVYRYSDGTVFARTGDINRESVKLSRVPKDVQHAFVAAENKNFYSDSGVDLKGTTRGIVNTVLGRGKQGGSTITQQYVKNYYLTQEQTVSRKVKELVISLKLDREKSKDEILEGYLNTSYFGRNAYGIQAAARAYYGKEVEKLTVPEGAYLAALLQAPSQYDWAAAGPVAKKLVKQRWNYVLDNMVGKDWLDSGAREAMKFPVPGPPKAIAGHTGQRGYLVKLAEQELIRAGVDEQDLLAAGGWDITLNIDRTRQRALERAVDTELLDDLDPKSRPVDARVQAGAVSVDPKTGGIVALYGGRDYTRHYVNNATREDYQPASTFKPLILASAFENDAKTREGLPIRPGTIYDGTSERPVRGSTTAFAPPNEDGRSYGPISVQQAMNKSVNSVFAQMAVDVGLGDVKRTAVDLGMNPKAGGFVERPAMSLGVMGASPLDMAGVYATLDNHGKKVTPTIVKSAEKRDDEADLPDAVGEEAVSRSTADSVTSVLAGVVDDGTGSAVRTEGQAVAGKTGTSDDNKSAWFVGYTPDLVTAVGMFGEADQTKGKVKQGEQVSLRGTGGGGRVDGGAYPAHIWAAYTKAALRGQAPSAFDLDTDLGPAAPTTRLPSAPPTSLAPTPAPTTSEPSPEPTTPSPTPTPTPDPTPTSPGPTPTPDPPSIPPTPSPDPTGTSPTPGPDPTGDPPIGAEPGKPGRENPRWPPAP, from the coding sequence GGCCGCCAAGGCCGGCGCCGCGTCGGCCAGGCCGAAGCGGACCGGCATCCGCCGCTTCTTCACCTGGCGGAAGCTGCTCGCCTACGCCCTCGGGATGGTCGCGCTTGTCATGGGCGCCCTCGCCGCGCTGTACGTGATCGTGGACGTCCCCTCGGGCAACGCCGCCGCCAAGGCCCAGTCCAACGTCTACCGCTACAGCGACGGGACGGTCTTCGCCCGCACCGGCGACATCAACCGCGAGTCGGTGAAGCTGTCCAGGGTGCCGAAGGACGTACAGCACGCGTTCGTCGCCGCCGAGAACAAGAACTTCTACAGCGACTCCGGCGTGGACCTCAAGGGCACCACCCGCGGCATCGTCAACACCGTCCTCGGCCGTGGCAAGCAGGGCGGCTCGACCATCACCCAGCAGTACGTCAAGAACTACTACCTCACCCAGGAACAGACCGTCTCCCGCAAGGTCAAGGAGCTGGTCATCTCGCTCAAGCTCGACCGGGAGAAGTCCAAGGACGAGATCCTGGAGGGCTACCTCAACACCAGCTACTTCGGCCGCAACGCGTACGGAATCCAGGCCGCGGCCCGCGCGTACTACGGCAAGGAGGTCGAGAAGCTGACCGTCCCCGAGGGCGCCTACCTCGCGGCGCTGCTCCAGGCCCCGAGCCAGTACGACTGGGCGGCGGCCGGGCCGGTCGCCAAGAAGCTGGTCAAGCAGCGCTGGAACTACGTGCTCGACAACATGGTCGGCAAGGACTGGCTGGACTCCGGCGCGCGGGAGGCCATGAAGTTCCCCGTCCCCGGGCCGCCCAAGGCGATCGCCGGCCACACCGGGCAGCGCGGCTACCTGGTGAAGCTGGCCGAACAGGAGCTGATCAGGGCGGGCGTGGACGAACAGGACCTGCTCGCCGCCGGCGGCTGGGACATCACGCTCAACATCGACCGCACCAGGCAGCGGGCCCTTGAGCGGGCCGTGGACACCGAACTCCTGGACGACCTCGACCCGAAGTCGCGACCGGTGGACGCGCGGGTGCAGGCGGGCGCGGTCTCGGTGGACCCGAAGACCGGCGGCATCGTCGCACTCTACGGCGGCCGGGACTACACCCGGCACTACGTCAACAACGCCACCCGCGAGGACTACCAGCCGGCCTCCACCTTCAAGCCGCTGATCCTCGCCTCGGCCTTCGAAAACGACGCCAAGACCCGCGAGGGCCTGCCGATCCGGCCCGGCACCATCTACGACGGCACCAGCGAGCGGCCGGTCAGGGGCAGCACGACGGCCTTCGCGCCGCCCAACGAGGACGGCCGCAGCTACGGCCCGATCAGCGTGCAGCAGGCCATGAACAAGTCGGTCAACTCCGTCTTCGCGCAGATGGCCGTGGACGTCGGCCTCGGCGACGTCAAGCGGACCGCCGTCGATCTGGGCATGAACCCGAAGGCCGGCGGCTTCGTCGAGCGGCCGGCGATGTCGCTCGGCGTGATGGGCGCCAGCCCGCTGGACATGGCCGGGGTGTACGCGACGCTGGACAACCACGGCAAGAAGGTCACGCCCACCATCGTGAAGTCGGCCGAGAAGCGCGACGACGAGGCGGACCTGCCGGACGCGGTGGGCGAGGAGGCCGTCAGCCGGAGCACCGCCGACTCCGTCACCTCCGTCCTCGCCGGCGTGGTGGACGACGGCACCGGCTCGGCCGTACGCACCGAGGGCCAGGCCGTCGCGGGCAAGACGGGCACGTCCGACGACAACAAGTCGGCCTGGTTCGTCGGCTACACGCCGGACCTGGTGACGGCCGTCGGCATGTTCGGCGAGGCCGACCAGACCAAGGGCAAGGTCAAACAGGGCGAGCAGGTCTCGCTGCGCGGCACGGGCGGTGGCGGCCGGGTCGACGGCGGCGCCTACCCGGCCCACATCTGGGCGGCGTACACCAAGGCGGCGCTGCGCGGCCAGGCCCCGTCGGCCTTCGACCTCGACACCGACCTCGGGCCGGCCGCCCCGACGACCCGGCTGCCCAGCGCGCCGCCCACGAGCCTCGCGCCGACCCCGGCCCCGACGACCAGCGAGCCGTCCCCGGAGCCGACCACACCGAGCCCGACGCCCACGCCCACCCCCGACCCGACCCCCACCTCGCCCGGGCCCACGCCGACCCCGGACCCGCCGTCGATACCTCCGACGCCCTCGCCGGACCCGACCGGCACGAGCCCGACCCCGGGCCCCGACCCGACGGGCGACCCGCCGATCGGCGCCGAGCCCGGCAAGCCGGGCCGCGAGAACCCGCGGTGGCCGCCGGCACCCTAG
- a CDS encoding DUF402 domain-containing protein: MTADTVETRGATGAAHWSPGDQVLWRYRANGRDRIHICRPVTVVQDTDELLAVWLAADTRCVKPRLADGTEIHHEPLTTRYTKPRALAQCRWLGTGVLKLARPADPWSVWLFWDRGWRFRNWYVNLEEPRVRWSGGVDSEDHFLDIAVYPDRSWEWKDEDEFAQAQRAGLMPPRQAARVRSAGRAAVRAITAWTAPFRDGWEDWRPDPNWPVPELPVDWHRTLGHPRSPAP; encoded by the coding sequence ATGACAGCGGACACGGTGGAGACGAGGGGCGCGACCGGCGCCGCCCACTGGTCGCCGGGGGACCAGGTCCTGTGGCGTTACCGGGCCAACGGTCGCGACCGCATCCACATCTGCCGTCCGGTGACCGTCGTACAGGACACCGACGAGCTGCTCGCCGTCTGGCTGGCCGCCGACACGCGCTGCGTCAAGCCGCGGTTGGCCGACGGCACGGAGATCCACCACGAGCCGCTGACCACGCGTTACACCAAGCCCCGCGCCCTCGCCCAGTGTCGCTGGCTGGGCACCGGCGTCCTCAAGCTGGCCCGGCCGGCCGACCCGTGGTCGGTCTGGCTGTTCTGGGACCGTGGCTGGCGCTTCCGCAACTGGTACGTGAACCTGGAGGAGCCCCGCGTCCGTTGGAGCGGTGGTGTCGACTCCGAGGACCATTTCCTGGACATCGCGGTCTACCCGGATCGGAGCTGGGAGTGGAAGGACGAGGACGAGTTCGCGCAGGCACAGCGCGCGGGCCTGATGCCACCGCGCCAGGCGGCACGGGTGCGGTCCGCCGGCCGGGCCGCCGTGCGGGCCATCACCGCGTGGACGGCCCCGTTCCGGGACGGCTGGGAGGACTGGCGCCCGGACCCGAACTGGCCGGTACCCGAGCTTCCGGTGGACTGGCACCGCACGCTGGGCCACCCGAGGTCGCCTGCCCCTTGA
- a CDS encoding SpoIIE family protein phosphatase: MTEHPTSHDRRQAAAPATASGAAMPEDAHGAVPDPRTGLGQGPGPAATSEPDPDHRPRPAGHEAEPRHPGPPAAAPGAPAPVSRQAQAPAERPAPADAQRPAVPVAAQPPAVGTPGADASALAARGGERLRYVGAATRRIARGIDLDEIVLGLCRATVPTFADAILVYLRDPLPVGDERPVDPVMLRLRRTDRIPEEADTETRLPLLPSGPDLSPALGGGPAADLCEVRAGGPLAEVLRGVRPVFGDSAAARAALPELLGEGRTVATGNRAILAPLRGRRRVTGAAVFIRRPERPPFERDDLLVAAQLATHTALGVDKAVLYGREVYIADELQRTMLPDSLPQPTGVRLASRYLPAAESARVGGDWYDAIPLPGNRVALVVGDVMGHSMTSAAIMGQLRTTAQTLAGLDLPPQEVLHHLDEQAQRLGTDRMATCMYAVYDPVAHRIVVANAGHPPPLLLHRGGRAEVLRVPPGAPIGVGGVDFEAVELDAPAGATLMLYTDGLVESRIRDVWTGINQLRERLTETARLTGPNPPPLEALCDEVLDMLGPGDRDDDVALLAARFEGIAPSDVAYWFLDPKAQTAGQARRLARRALTRWDLEELTDPVELLVSEVVTNAVRYAERPITLRLLRTDVLRCEVGDDVPQLPRLRQARPSDEGGRGLYLVNRMARRWGATRLSTGKVVWFELAMPPKAAAHPG; this comes from the coding sequence GTGACGGAGCATCCCACCTCCCACGACCGCAGGCAGGCCGCCGCACCCGCGACGGCCTCGGGCGCAGCCATGCCCGAAGACGCGCACGGCGCGGTCCCCGACCCACGCACCGGCCTGGGGCAGGGCCCCGGTCCGGCCGCCACGTCTGAGCCCGACCCCGACCACCGGCCGCGCCCGGCCGGGCACGAGGCCGAGCCGCGCCATCCGGGGCCACCGGCCGCCGCGCCCGGGGCACCGGCCCCGGTCAGCCGGCAGGCCCAGGCGCCCGCCGAGCGGCCGGCCCCCGCCGACGCGCAGCGGCCTGCTGTGCCCGTGGCCGCGCAGCCCCCGGCCGTCGGGACGCCGGGGGCCGACGCCAGCGCCCTCGCGGCGCGCGGCGGCGAGCGACTGCGCTACGTGGGCGCCGCGACCCGGCGCATCGCGCGCGGCATCGACCTGGACGAGATCGTGCTCGGGCTCTGCCGAGCCACCGTGCCGACCTTCGCCGACGCGATCCTGGTCTACCTGCGGGACCCGCTGCCGGTCGGCGACGAGCGCCCGGTGGACCCGGTGATGCTGCGGCTGCGACGTACCGACCGCATTCCGGAGGAGGCCGACACCGAGACCCGGCTGCCGCTGCTGCCATCGGGCCCCGACCTGTCGCCCGCGCTCGGCGGCGGGCCCGCGGCCGACCTGTGCGAGGTACGCGCCGGCGGGCCGCTGGCCGAGGTGTTGCGCGGGGTGCGCCCGGTCTTCGGCGACTCGGCCGCGGCCCGCGCGGCGCTGCCGGAACTGCTCGGCGAGGGCCGCACCGTGGCGACGGGGAACCGCGCCATCCTGGCGCCGCTGCGCGGCCGCCGCCGCGTGACCGGCGCCGCCGTCTTCATCCGCCGCCCCGAGCGACCGCCCTTCGAGCGGGACGACCTGCTGGTCGCCGCCCAGTTGGCCACCCACACCGCGCTCGGCGTGGACAAGGCGGTGCTGTACGGGCGGGAGGTGTACATCGCCGACGAGCTGCAGCGCACCATGCTGCCGGACTCGCTCCCCCAGCCCACCGGGGTGCGCCTGGCCAGCCGGTACCTGCCCGCGGCGGAGAGCGCGCGGGTCGGCGGCGACTGGTACGACGCGATCCCGCTGCCCGGCAACCGGGTCGCGCTCGTCGTCGGCGACGTCATGGGCCACTCCATGACCTCCGCCGCGATCATGGGCCAGCTCCGTACGACGGCCCAGACGCTGGCCGGGCTCGACCTGCCGCCGCAGGAGGTGCTGCACCACCTGGACGAGCAGGCCCAGCGCCTGGGCACCGACCGCATGGCCACCTGCATGTACGCGGTCTACGACCCGGTCGCGCACCGCATCGTGGTCGCCAACGCCGGGCACCCGCCGCCCCTGCTGCTGCACCGCGGCGGCCGGGCCGAGGTGCTGCGGGTGCCGCCCGGCGCGCCGATCGGCGTCGGCGGTGTGGACTTCGAGGCGGTGGAGCTGGACGCGCCCGCGGGCGCGACGCTCATGCTCTACACCGACGGCCTGGTCGAGTCGCGCATCCGGGACGTGTGGACCGGCATCAACCAGCTCCGCGAGCGGCTGACCGAGACCGCCCGGCTGACCGGGCCGAACCCGCCGCCGCTTGAGGCGCTGTGCGACGAGGTGCTCGACATGCTCGGCCCGGGCGACCGGGACGACGACGTCGCGCTGCTCGCCGCCCGCTTCGAGGGCATCGCGCCCAGCGACGTGGCGTACTGGTTCCTCGATCCCAAGGCGCAGACCGCCGGACAGGCCCGCCGGCTGGCCCGGCGGGCGCTGACGCGCTGGGACCTGGAGGAGCTGACCGACCCGGTGGAGCTGCTGGTCTCGGAGGTGGTGACGAACGCCGTGCGGTACGCCGAGCGCCCGATCACGCTGCGGCTGCTGCGTACGGACGTGCTGCGCTGCGAGGTCGGCGACGACGTGCCGCAGCTCCCTCGGCTGCGCCAGGCCCGCCCGTCCGACGAGGGCGGGCGCGGCCTGTACCTGGTCAACCGGATGGCCAGACGCTGGGGCGCGACCCGGCTGAGCACCGGCAAGGTGGTCTGGTTCGAGCTGGCCATGCCGCCCAAGGCCGCGGCCCACCCTGGTTAG